From the Manihot esculenta cultivar AM560-2 chromosome 3, M.esculenta_v8, whole genome shotgun sequence genome, one window contains:
- the LOC110611388 gene encoding serine/threonine-protein kinase tricornered isoform X2 produces the protein MESMRCWFNKLKSKDKLKSTKKKEATGNGKEGSKAPTGEEAPSNVTKQRVAAAKQYIENHYKKQMKSLQERKERRNILEKKLADSEVSEEEQNNLLKYLEKKETEYMRLQRHKMGADDFEPLTMIGRGAFGEVRVCREKSTGHVYAMKKLKKSEMLRRGQVEHVKAERNLLAEVDSNCIVKLYCSFQDDEYLYLIMEYLPGGDMMTLLMRKDTLTEDEARFYVGETVLAVESIHKHNYIHRDIKPDNLLLDRHGHMKLSDFGLCKPLDCSNLQEKDFSLGNNLSGALQSDGRPAAPKRTQQEQLQHWQRNRRMLAYSTVGTPDYIAPEVLLKKGYGMECDWWSLGAIMYEMLVGYPPFYSDEPMSTCRKIVNWRTHLKFPEEAKLSVEAKDLISKLLCNVDQRLGTKGADEIKAHPWFKGLEWDKLYQMKAAFIPEVNDELDTQNFEKFEEADSQIETSTRAGPWRKMLSSKDINFVGYTYKNFEIVNDNQLPGIAELKKKSTKPKRPSIKSLFDDSAAANQPVQGSFLGLLPPKIEEDSELSGTSK, from the exons ATGGAGTCAATGAGGTGTTGGTTTAACAAATTGAAGTCAAAAGATAAGTTGAAGTCTACAAAAAAGAAGGAAGCCACGGGCAATGGGAAGGAGGGGTCAAAAGCACCTACAGGTGAAGAAGCACCATCAAATGTAACCAAGCAGAGGGTTGCTGCCGCAAAGCAGTATATTGAAAACCATTACAAAAAGCAGATGAAGAGCCTGCAAGAGAGGAAGGAGCG ACGCAATATACTTGAGAAGAAGTTGGCTGATTCGGAGGTCTCGGAGGAAGAGCAAAATAACTTACTGAAGTATTTAGAGAAGAAGGAAACAGAATACATGCGCCTTCAGAGACATAAAATGGGTGCTGATGATTTTGAACCCTTGACAATGATAGGCAGGGGCGCATTTGGAGAG GTTAGAGTCTGCAGGGAAAAGTCAACTGGTCATGTATATGCTATGAAGAAGCTTAAGAAATCAGAGATGCTTCGGAGAGGCCAG GTTGAACATGTGAAAGCGGAAAGGAATCTACTTGCAGAGGTTGATAGCAATTGCATTGTCAAACTCTATTGTTCCTTCCAAGATGACGAGTATCTCTATCTCATCATGGAATATCTACCTGGAGGAGATATGATGACTTTACTAATGCGAAAGGATACACTAACTGAGGATGAGGCAAGGTTTTATGTTGGAGAAACTGTCCTGGCTGTTGAGtctatccataaacataactatattCATAG AGATATTAAACCCGATAATTTGCTACTTGATAGACATGGTCACATGAAGTTATCAGATTTTGGATTATGTAAACCATTAGATTGCAGTAATCTTCAAGAGAAGGATTTTTCACTAGGAAACAACCTTAGTGGAGCTCTTCAGAGTGATGGACGCCCTGCAGCACCAAAGCGCACACAACAGGAGCAATTGCAGCATTGGCAGAGGAATAGGAGGATGCTT GCTTATTCTACTGTTGGAACACCTGACTACATTGCACCAGAGGTTTTGCTAAAGAAAGGATATGGGATGGAATGTGATTG GTGGTCTCTTGGGGCAATCATGTATGAGATGCTTGTTGGATACCCACCCTTTTACTCTGATGAGCCTATGTCAACTTGTAGGAAG ATAGTTAACTGGAGAACCCATTTAAAATTTCCGGAAGAAGCAAAACTGTCTGTAGAAGCTAAAGACCTTATCAGCAAACTcttatgtaatgttgaccagaGGCTTGGAACAAAAGGCGCAGATGAAATAAAG GCTCACCCTTggtttaaaggtttagaatggGATAAATTGTATCAAATGAAAGCCGCATTTATTCCTGAGGTCAATGATGAGTTGGATACTCAAAACTTTGAGAAGTTTGAAGAG GCCGACAGCCAAATTGAGACTTCAACAAGAGCTGGTCCATGGAGAAAG ATGCTCTCATCTAAGGATATTAATTTTGTGGGTTATACATACAAGAACTTTGAGATTGTAAATGATAATCAGTTACCTGGGATTG CTGAACTAAAAAAGAAGAGCACCAAACCAAAGAGACCCTCTATCAAATCCCTTTTTG ATGATTCCGCTGCTGCCAATCAACCTGTTCAAGGGAGCTTTCTAGGCCTTCTGCCTCCTAAAATAGAAGAAGATTCTGAGCTATCTGGTACATCCAAATGA
- the LOC110611388 gene encoding serine/threonine-protein kinase tricornered isoform X1: protein MESMRCWFNKLKSKDKLKSTKKKEATGNGKEGSKAPTGEEAPSNVTKQRVAAAKQYIENHYKKQMKSLQERKERRNILEKKLADSEVSEEEQNNLLKYLEKKETEYMRLQRHKMGADDFEPLTMIGRGAFGEVRVCREKSTGHVYAMKKLKKSEMLRRGQVEHVKAERNLLAEVDSNCIVKLYCSFQDDEYLYLIMEYLPGGDMMTLLMRKDTLTEDEARFYVGETVLAVESIHKHNYIHRDIKPDNLLLDRHGHMKLSDFGLCKPLDCSNLQEKDFSLGNNLSGALQSDGRPAAPKRTQQEQLQHWQRNRRMLAYSTVGTPDYIAPEVLLKKGYGMECDWWSLGAIMYEMLVGYPPFYSDEPMSTCRKIVNWRTHLKFPEEAKLSVEAKDLISKLLCNVDQRLGTKGADEIKAHPWFKGLEWDKLYQMKAAFIPEVNDELDTQNFEKFEEADSQIETSTRAGPWRKMLSSKDINFVGYTYKNFEIVNDNQLPGIAELKKKSTKPKRPSIKSLFEDDSAAANQPVQGSFLGLLPPKIEEDSELSGTSK, encoded by the exons ATGGAGTCAATGAGGTGTTGGTTTAACAAATTGAAGTCAAAAGATAAGTTGAAGTCTACAAAAAAGAAGGAAGCCACGGGCAATGGGAAGGAGGGGTCAAAAGCACCTACAGGTGAAGAAGCACCATCAAATGTAACCAAGCAGAGGGTTGCTGCCGCAAAGCAGTATATTGAAAACCATTACAAAAAGCAGATGAAGAGCCTGCAAGAGAGGAAGGAGCG ACGCAATATACTTGAGAAGAAGTTGGCTGATTCGGAGGTCTCGGAGGAAGAGCAAAATAACTTACTGAAGTATTTAGAGAAGAAGGAAACAGAATACATGCGCCTTCAGAGACATAAAATGGGTGCTGATGATTTTGAACCCTTGACAATGATAGGCAGGGGCGCATTTGGAGAG GTTAGAGTCTGCAGGGAAAAGTCAACTGGTCATGTATATGCTATGAAGAAGCTTAAGAAATCAGAGATGCTTCGGAGAGGCCAG GTTGAACATGTGAAAGCGGAAAGGAATCTACTTGCAGAGGTTGATAGCAATTGCATTGTCAAACTCTATTGTTCCTTCCAAGATGACGAGTATCTCTATCTCATCATGGAATATCTACCTGGAGGAGATATGATGACTTTACTAATGCGAAAGGATACACTAACTGAGGATGAGGCAAGGTTTTATGTTGGAGAAACTGTCCTGGCTGTTGAGtctatccataaacataactatattCATAG AGATATTAAACCCGATAATTTGCTACTTGATAGACATGGTCACATGAAGTTATCAGATTTTGGATTATGTAAACCATTAGATTGCAGTAATCTTCAAGAGAAGGATTTTTCACTAGGAAACAACCTTAGTGGAGCTCTTCAGAGTGATGGACGCCCTGCAGCACCAAAGCGCACACAACAGGAGCAATTGCAGCATTGGCAGAGGAATAGGAGGATGCTT GCTTATTCTACTGTTGGAACACCTGACTACATTGCACCAGAGGTTTTGCTAAAGAAAGGATATGGGATGGAATGTGATTG GTGGTCTCTTGGGGCAATCATGTATGAGATGCTTGTTGGATACCCACCCTTTTACTCTGATGAGCCTATGTCAACTTGTAGGAAG ATAGTTAACTGGAGAACCCATTTAAAATTTCCGGAAGAAGCAAAACTGTCTGTAGAAGCTAAAGACCTTATCAGCAAACTcttatgtaatgttgaccagaGGCTTGGAACAAAAGGCGCAGATGAAATAAAG GCTCACCCTTggtttaaaggtttagaatggGATAAATTGTATCAAATGAAAGCCGCATTTATTCCTGAGGTCAATGATGAGTTGGATACTCAAAACTTTGAGAAGTTTGAAGAG GCCGACAGCCAAATTGAGACTTCAACAAGAGCTGGTCCATGGAGAAAG ATGCTCTCATCTAAGGATATTAATTTTGTGGGTTATACATACAAGAACTTTGAGATTGTAAATGATAATCAGTTACCTGGGATTG CTGAACTAAAAAAGAAGAGCACCAAACCAAAGAGACCCTCTATCAAATCCCTTTTTG AAGATGATTCCGCTGCTGCCAATCAACCTGTTCAAGGGAGCTTTCTAGGCCTTCTGCCTCCTAAAATAGAAGAAGATTCTGAGCTATCTGGTACATCCAAATGA
- the LOC110611387 gene encoding probable methyltransferase PMT3: protein MRGRSDVNQKKRLITSVCVVAIFLGFIYFYYGSFFGSQSHGSAALEYGSKSLRKLGLGGDDDSDGKQDDSTKFGQEEGEEYTVPKSFPVCDNRHSELIPCLDRNLIYQMRLKLDLSLMEHYERHCPLPERRYNCLIPPPPGYKIPIKWPKSRDEVWKANIPHTHLAHEKSDQNWMVVKGDKINFPGGGTHFHYGADKYIASIANMLNFSKNNLNNEGRVRTVLDVGCGVASFGAYLLSSDIITMSLAPNDVHQNQIQFALERGIPAYLGVLGTKRLPYPSRSFELAHCSRCRIDWLQRDGILLLELDRLLRPGGYFAYSSPEAYAQDDEDLRIWREMSALVGRMCWKIAAKRNQTVIWQKPLTNDCFMEREPGTQPPLCRSDDDPDAVWSVKMEACITPYSDHDHRVKGSGLAPWPARLTTPPPRLADFGYSSEMFEKDTELWRHRVENYWNLLSPKIQSDTLRNLMDMKAHLGSFAAALKEKDVWVMNVVPEDGPNTMKLIYDRGLIGTTHNWCESFSTYPRTYDLLHAWTVFSDLEKKGCGAEDLLLEMDRILRPSGFIIIRDKHSMVDYVKKYLVALHWEAVATTDSSSESEQDGDDVVFVIQKKLWLTSESVRDTE from the exons ATGAGGGGAAGATCTGATgtgaaccagaagaagaggttaATTACTTCTGTCTGTGTAGTGGCAATCTTTCTtggattcatatatttttattatggaTCCTTTTTTGGTTCCCAAAGCCATGGTTCCGCAGCTTTAGAGTATGGCAGCAAGTCCCTGAGAAAACTTGGTTTGGGTGGGGATGATGACTCTGATGGAAAACAAGATGATTCTACCAAATTTGGGCAGGAAGAGGGAGAGGAATATACTGTACCAAAGAGCTTTCCT GTTTGTGACAATCGACATTCAGAACTCATTCCCTGTTTAGACAGAAATCTTATATATCAAATGAGACTGAAGCTGGACCTCTCTTTGATGGAGCACTATGAACGGCATTGCCCTCTTCCAGAAAGGCGATACAATTGCTTGATTCCTCCTCCACCAGGGTACAAG ATACCGATTAAGTGGCCAAAAAGTAGAGATGAAGTATGGAAAGCAAACATCCCTCATACTCATCTTGCACATGAGAAATCTGATCAGAACTGGATGGTTGTGAAAGGTGACAAGATAAACTTTCCAGGGGGAGGCACACATTTTCACTATGGAGCTGATAAATATATTGCTTCAATCGCAAAT ATGCTGaacttttcaaaaaataatttaaacaatgaAGGAAGGGTAAGAACAGTTCTGGATGTTGGCTGTGGTGTTGCTAGCTTTGGTGCTTATCTACTGTCATCTGATATCATCACAATGTCCTTGGCACCCAATGATGTGCATCAAAACCAAATCCAGTTTGCCCTAGAAAGAGGAATTCCTGCATATCTTGGTGTTCTAGGGACCAAGAGGCTCCCTTACCCAAGCAGATCTTTTGAGCTTGCCCACTGTTCACGTTGTAGAATAGATTGGCTTCAAAGAGATGGTATTCTTCTGCTTGAGCTTGATCGTTTGCTTAGACCAGGTGGCTATTTTGCCTACTCCTCTCCTGAAGCCTATGCACAGGATGATGAAGATCTCAGGATTTGGAGAGAAATGAGTGCACTTGTGGGACGGATGTGTTGGAAAATAGCTGCTAAGAGGAACCAGACTGTCATTTGGCAAAAACCCTTAACAAATGACTGTTTTATGGAAAGAGAACCTGGCACACAACCTCCTCTCTGTCGATCTGATGATGATCCAGATGCAGTGTGGAGTGTGAAAATGGAAGCTTGCATTACACCTTACTCTGATC ATGACCATAGAGTTAAGGGCAGTGGTTTGGCTCCTTGGCCAGCTAGATTGACTACTCCTCCTCCTAGACTTGCTGATTTTGGCTATTCCAGTGAAATGTTTGAGAAGGACACG GAACTTTGGAGACATAGAGTGGAGAATTATTGGAACCTGTTGAGTCCAAAGATTCAATCAGACACCCTTAGGAACTTGATGGACATGAAAGCACACTTGGGATCATTTGCAGCTGCCCTTAAAGAAAAGGATGTCTGGGTGATGAATGTTGTGCCGGAAGATGGACCAAACACAATGAAACTGATATACGACAGAGGCCTGATTGGAACTACTCACAACTG GTGCGAATCCTTCTCAACGTATCCTCGGACTTACGATTTGCTTCATGCTTGGACTGTCTTTTCCGACCTCGAGAAGAAAGGCTGTGGTGCTGAAGATTTACTTTTAGAGATGGATCGAATTCTTAGACCTAGCGGTTTTATAATCATTCGTGATAAACACAGTATGGTAGATTATGTAAAGAAATACTTAGTGGCATTGCACTGGGAAGCAGTGGCAACAACTGATTCGAGTTCAGAATCAGAGCAGGATGGAGATGATGTCGTGTTTGTTATCCAGAAGAAGTTGTGGCTAACAAGCGAAAGCGTCAGAGATACAGAATAG